The following coding sequences lie in one Miscanthus floridulus cultivar M001 chromosome 9, ASM1932011v1, whole genome shotgun sequence genomic window:
- the LOC136480410 gene encoding glycine-rich protein 5-like, producing MEGGARLGGGGRAGVATEGGAWLRGGAGPAWTRRAMRGAGAEAGRRGRGWRRAAWGRAGVAVEGGARLGGGAEPAWPRRAARGTGAGAGLGRRGHRG from the coding sequence ATGGAGGGGGGCGCGCGGCTCGGGGGTGGGGGCCGGGCCGGTGTGGCCACGGAGGGGGGCGCGTGGCTTCGGGGCGGGGCCGGGCCGGCGTGGACGCGGAGGGCGATGCGCGGCGCGGGGgcggaggcgggccggcgtgggcgcggATGGCGGCGCGCGGCGTGGGGGCGGGCCGGCGTGGCCGTGGAGGGGGGCGCGCGGCTTGGGGGTGGGGCCGAGCCGGCGTGGCCGCGGAGGGCGGCGCGCGgcacgggggcgggggcggggttgGGCCGGCGTGGGCACAGGGGCTAG